One window of the Rhodococcus sovatensis genome contains the following:
- a CDS encoding fructose-specific PTS transporter subunit EIIC: MSTPTNDPAIIAEELILLDADLGESKDAVISRLSELLATAGRATDAGPLRDAALAREAQSATGLPGGIAIPHCRAEAVVSASLGFARLNPKVDFGAPDGPADLVFLIAAPAGAGSAHMKLLSSLARALVKPEFVTALREAPSAADVVALVDGVINPAPKAKHAVPAASASAAKPAATEAAHEAAVDDAAVDDALKHIVAVTACPTGIAHTYMAADSLVAAGERAGVTVHVETQGSSGSTPLDPALIASAEAVIFATDVGVKGKERFAGKPVISSGVKRAINEPDVMVTEALRASNDPNAARVSGTAAAAGGSSSSAGELGWGTRIRQILLTGVSYMIPFVAAGGLLIALGFLVGGYEISSNAEEIVINNSITALPDGGMRAYLGAVLFQIGALSFSFLVPALAGYISYAIADRPGLAPGFTAGAVAVLVGAGFIGGLVGGLIAGFVALWISKWKIPAVLRGLMPVVIIPLFATLIVGGLMFLVLGKPLAAITNGLTDWLNGLSGTSIIILGIILGLMMCFDLGGPVNKAAYAFATAGLSVTDVASLRIMAAVMAAGMVPPLAMALASLVRPRLFTEAERENGKAAWFLGAAFISEGAIPFAAADPLRVIPSMMAGGALTGALIMATDVTLSAPHGGLIVFFAIGKFLWFLVALVAGTLLSAFLVVFAKQFVKGKNAPTDEALDPDLVTA; the protein is encoded by the coding sequence ATGTCCACACCGACCAACGATCCCGCGATCATCGCGGAGGAGCTCATCCTCCTCGATGCGGATCTCGGTGAGTCCAAAGATGCTGTCATCTCCCGACTCTCCGAACTCCTCGCCACGGCAGGCCGTGCCACCGACGCAGGTCCGCTGCGCGACGCGGCACTCGCCCGCGAGGCCCAATCAGCAACCGGCCTGCCGGGCGGCATCGCCATTCCCCACTGCCGTGCCGAGGCCGTCGTATCGGCATCTCTAGGATTCGCTCGACTGAATCCGAAGGTCGACTTCGGAGCTCCCGACGGCCCCGCCGATCTTGTCTTCCTCATCGCCGCTCCGGCGGGCGCAGGATCCGCGCACATGAAGCTCCTCTCGAGCCTCGCTCGTGCGCTGGTCAAGCCGGAGTTCGTGACCGCTCTCCGCGAAGCTCCGAGCGCGGCCGACGTCGTGGCCCTGGTCGACGGTGTCATCAACCCGGCTCCGAAAGCCAAGCACGCTGTTCCGGCCGCATCGGCCTCCGCAGCGAAACCGGCAGCAACCGAAGCAGCACACGAGGCCGCTGTCGACGATGCTGCTGTAGACGATGCACTGAAGCACATCGTGGCCGTCACGGCCTGCCCCACGGGCATCGCGCACACGTACATGGCTGCCGACTCGCTCGTCGCCGCCGGTGAACGCGCAGGCGTCACGGTCCACGTCGAGACGCAAGGCTCCAGTGGAAGCACTCCCCTCGACCCCGCATTGATCGCCAGTGCCGAAGCCGTCATCTTCGCCACCGACGTCGGTGTGAAGGGCAAAGAACGGTTCGCCGGAAAGCCGGTCATCTCCTCCGGCGTCAAGCGCGCCATCAACGAGCCCGACGTCATGGTCACCGAGGCTCTGCGCGCATCGAACGACCCGAACGCCGCACGGGTGTCCGGCACCGCAGCTGCTGCGGGCGGAAGCTCTTCGAGTGCAGGCGAACTCGGGTGGGGCACGCGAATTCGTCAGATCCTGCTTACAGGCGTCAGTTACATGATCCCGTTCGTCGCGGCGGGCGGTCTGCTCATCGCTCTCGGCTTCCTCGTCGGCGGCTACGAGATCTCCAGCAACGCCGAAGAAATCGTCATCAACAACTCGATCACCGCGCTACCCGACGGCGGTATGCGGGCTTATCTCGGAGCAGTCCTGTTCCAGATCGGCGCGCTGTCGTTCAGTTTCCTGGTTCCCGCGTTGGCGGGCTACATCTCGTACGCCATCGCCGACAGACCAGGTTTGGCACCAGGCTTCACCGCAGGTGCTGTCGCAGTGCTCGTGGGCGCCGGGTTCATCGGCGGCCTCGTCGGTGGTCTGATCGCTGGTTTCGTCGCTCTGTGGATCAGCAAGTGGAAGATCCCCGCTGTTCTCCGTGGACTCATGCCGGTCGTCATCATCCCGCTGTTCGCCACTCTGATCGTCGGTGGCCTGATGTTCCTCGTACTCGGCAAGCCTCTCGCCGCCATCACCAACGGACTTACCGACTGGCTCAACGGACTCAGCGGAACATCGATCATCATCCTCGGCATCATCCTCGGACTCATGATGTGCTTCGACCTCGGCGGACCGGTGAACAAGGCCGCGTACGCGTTCGCCACGGCCGGGCTGTCGGTCACCGACGTCGCCTCGCTCCGAATCATGGCCGCCGTCATGGCCGCCGGAATGGTTCCTCCGCTCGCCATGGCACTGGCCTCGCTCGTGCGTCCCAGGCTCTTCACCGAAGCAGAACGTGAAAACGGAAAGGCCGCTTGGTTCCTGGGCGCCGCGTTCATCTCCGAAGGCGCAATTCCGTTCGCCGCCGCAGACCCACTGCGGGTCATCCCGTCGATGATGGCGGGCGGGGCGTTGACCGGCGCGCTCATCATGGCAACCGACGTGACCCTCAGCGCTCCGCATGGAGGCCTGATCGTCTTCTTCGCCATCGGAAAGTTCCTGTGGTTCCTGGTCGCGCTCGTTGCGGGAACGCTACTCTCGGCCTTCCTGGTCGTGTTCGCAAAGCAGTTCGTCAAGGGTAAGAACGCTCCCACCGACGAAGCACTCGACCCCGATCTCGTCACCGCCTGA
- a CDS encoding HPr family phosphocarrier protein, which yields MPSTTVTVGSAIGLHARPAAVISEAVADAGVDVTLAVDGEEPVDAGSALMIMTLGATKGTEVTVESEDQATLDKIAALVASDLDA from the coding sequence ATGCCAAGCACCACAGTCACCGTCGGATCAGCTATCGGCCTGCACGCTCGTCCGGCCGCTGTCATCTCGGAAGCCGTTGCAGACGCCGGCGTCGATGTCACACTCGCCGTCGACGGCGAAGAGCCGGTGGATGCCGGCTCCGCTCTGATGATCATGACCCTCGGCGCCACCAAGGGAACCGAGGTCACCGTCGAAAGCGAAGACCAAGCGACCCTGGACAAGATCGCGGCGCTGGTGGCATCGGACCTCGACGCCTGA
- the hflX gene encoding GTPase HflX: MARSPIAASNVDEDSNPSSGDMQLEERTALRRVAGLSTELADVTEVEYRQLRLERVVLVGVWTSGTAAQVESSMAELAALAETAGSEVLDALVQRRDKPDSATYIGSGKAHELRDVVLATGADTVVCDGELTPAQLNALEKVVKVKVIDRTALILDIFAQHATSREGKAQVAFAQMEYMLPRLRGWGESMSRQAGGRAGSNGGVGLRGPGETKIETDRRRIRERMAKLRREIKGMKQARDTKRERRMESTVPSIAIVGYTNAGKSSLLNALTGSGVLVQNALFATLDPTSRKSTLEDGRAVVLTDTVGFVRHLPTQLVEAFRSTLEEVTDADLLLHVVDGSDPLPTDQIKAVREVIADVVKERDSAMPPELIVVNKIDAADPVQLTQLRGLLPGARFVSARTGEGIDELRDHLGDILAWPESEVDVLVPYTRGDLVARIHTEGKISKSSHEADGTRVEARVPTALASVLTDFAYETAPA, encoded by the coding sequence ATTGCCCGATCACCCATCGCCGCATCGAACGTCGACGAGGACTCGAACCCGTCATCGGGTGACATGCAGCTAGAGGAGCGGACTGCTCTGCGGCGCGTCGCCGGGCTGTCCACCGAGCTCGCCGACGTCACCGAGGTCGAATACCGCCAGCTCCGGCTCGAGAGAGTAGTTCTCGTCGGTGTCTGGACCTCCGGCACCGCCGCACAGGTCGAGAGCAGCATGGCCGAACTCGCCGCTCTTGCCGAGACGGCAGGATCGGAAGTCCTCGACGCGCTCGTGCAGCGTCGAGACAAGCCTGATTCAGCGACCTACATCGGATCCGGCAAGGCACACGAGCTGCGAGACGTGGTGCTGGCGACCGGTGCCGATACCGTCGTCTGCGACGGCGAACTCACGCCTGCCCAGCTCAATGCGCTGGAAAAGGTCGTCAAGGTCAAGGTCATCGACCGGACGGCGTTGATCCTCGACATCTTCGCCCAGCACGCGACGTCTCGCGAGGGCAAGGCGCAGGTCGCATTCGCTCAGATGGAATACATGCTTCCCCGGCTGCGCGGGTGGGGCGAGTCGATGTCGCGTCAGGCAGGTGGCCGTGCTGGAAGTAACGGCGGTGTCGGCCTCCGTGGCCCTGGTGAGACGAAGATCGAGACCGATCGTCGGCGCATTCGCGAGCGGATGGCCAAGCTCCGCCGCGAGATCAAGGGAATGAAGCAGGCTCGGGACACCAAGCGCGAACGACGCATGGAGAGCACCGTCCCGTCCATCGCGATCGTGGGATACACGAATGCCGGTAAGTCCAGTCTGCTCAATGCGCTCACCGGATCAGGTGTTCTCGTACAGAACGCATTGTTCGCAACGCTCGATCCGACATCGCGCAAGTCCACGCTGGAGGATGGGCGCGCCGTCGTGCTGACCGACACCGTCGGGTTCGTCCGACATCTACCGACGCAGCTGGTCGAGGCGTTTCGTTCGACTCTGGAAGAGGTCACCGACGCGGACCTTCTGCTTCACGTCGTCGATGGGTCCGATCCGCTGCCGACCGACCAGATCAAGGCAGTACGTGAGGTCATTGCCGATGTGGTCAAGGAACGGGATTCGGCGATGCCGCCCGAGCTGATCGTCGTGAACAAGATCGATGCGGCGGATCCGGTTCAGCTGACCCAGCTTCGTGGGTTGCTGCCGGGTGCACGTTTCGTATCTGCTCGTACCGGCGAGGGCATCGATGAACTTCGCGATCACCTCGGCGATATCCTCGCCTGGCCGGAGTCCGAGGTCGACGTGCTCGTGCCGTACACCCGAGGTGACTTGGTGGCTCGAATACACACCGAGGGCAAGATCTCGAAGTCGTCTCACGAGGCGGATGGCACGCGCGTGGAAGCGCGGGTCCCGACGGCGCTCGCGTCGGTTCTGACGGATTTCGCCTACGAGACTGCGCCTGCCTGA
- the dapF gene encoding diaminopimelate epimerase, translating into MHFAKGHGTQNDFVVLHDPDVKIELLRPRVAALCDRRRGLGADGVLRVARAGALRDAGVLDRLPADVGAEDWFMDYRNGDGSIAEMCGNGVRVFAHYLRVAGLETEDRFVVGSRAGARPVIVHKFDDTTADVTVSMGDVHLMGASSTTLAGRRFEGVGIDVGNPHLACVDPSVDSASLRALDLSAAPELDSDFFTAGANVEILTRLQFGRVDMRVFERGVGETRSCGTGTVAAAAAALSYEGQDSGQVVVGVPGGEVTVSIDDSGATLRGPSVLVATGTIGDDWWRELA; encoded by the coding sequence ATGCACTTCGCAAAAGGCCACGGAACGCAGAACGACTTCGTCGTCCTGCACGATCCGGACGTGAAGATCGAACTTCTTCGCCCACGCGTGGCGGCTCTGTGCGATCGCCGACGCGGGCTCGGTGCCGACGGCGTCCTTCGCGTCGCGCGGGCAGGTGCTTTGCGCGATGCCGGAGTTCTCGACCGGCTGCCTGCCGATGTCGGCGCCGAGGACTGGTTCATGGACTACCGCAACGGCGATGGCAGCATCGCCGAGATGTGTGGCAACGGCGTTCGTGTGTTCGCGCACTACCTTCGGGTGGCCGGGCTGGAGACCGAGGATCGGTTCGTTGTCGGCTCACGGGCAGGAGCCCGTCCTGTGATCGTGCACAAGTTCGACGACACCACCGCCGATGTCACCGTCTCGATGGGTGATGTGCACCTGATGGGTGCCAGCTCGACCACGCTCGCGGGGAGACGCTTCGAAGGGGTCGGTATCGACGTCGGAAATCCGCATCTGGCATGCGTCGATCCGTCGGTCGACAGCGCATCGTTGCGCGCTCTCGACCTGTCCGCGGCGCCCGAGCTCGACTCCGATTTCTTCACCGCCGGTGCCAACGTCGAAATTCTGACGAGGTTGCAGTTCGGTCGGGTGGATATGCGTGTGTTCGAGCGCGGCGTCGGTGAGACCCGGTCGTGTGGAACCGGCACGGTGGCTGCTGCTGCGGCAGCACTGTCGTACGAGGGACAGGACTCGGGGCAGGTCGTCGTCGGGGTGCCGGGCGGTGAGGTCACCGTGTCCATCGACGATTCGGGTGCCACATTGCGTGGCCCCTCGGTGCTGGTGGCGACCGGCACGATCGGCGACGACTGGTGGCGCGAACTCGCCTGA
- the miaA gene encoding tRNA (adenosine(37)-N6)-dimethylallyltransferase MiaA yields MGCTSVTEIRPIAVVGPTATGKSDLGLDLAERLDGEIVNIDAMQQYRGMDIGTAKLTPAERRGIPHHRLDVLDVTETATVARYQHAAVADVEDIQARGKVPIIVGGSMMYVQSLLDEWAFPATDPVVRARWEAVLAEGGTDAVHRALQQRDPDAAASILPTDGRRMVRALEVVELTGAPFAASAPTIGEPRWATRMLGVDRDTVALDERIARRTESMFTGGLVDEVRTLVDLGLREGVTASRAIGYAQVLDVLDGTCDLDYAQERTFIGTRRYVRRQRSWFRRDPRVHWLDGADPALLNSALSTLHD; encoded by the coding sequence ATGGGATGTACTTCGGTGACGGAGATCAGGCCGATCGCGGTCGTTGGTCCGACCGCCACCGGAAAGTCCGATCTGGGACTCGACCTCGCGGAACGCCTCGACGGGGAAATCGTCAATATCGACGCCATGCAGCAGTACCGCGGCATGGACATCGGCACCGCCAAACTCACACCGGCGGAGCGGCGGGGGATTCCACACCACCGACTCGACGTCCTCGACGTGACCGAGACCGCGACGGTTGCTCGATACCAGCACGCCGCAGTAGCCGATGTCGAGGACATTCAGGCGCGAGGGAAGGTGCCGATCATCGTCGGCGGTTCGATGATGTACGTCCAATCTCTGCTGGACGAGTGGGCATTCCCGGCTACCGATCCGGTTGTCCGAGCGCGCTGGGAAGCGGTTCTCGCCGAGGGCGGAACCGATGCAGTGCACCGGGCTCTGCAGCAGCGAGACCCCGATGCCGCAGCATCGATCCTGCCTACGGACGGGCGGCGCATGGTTCGAGCGCTCGAAGTCGTCGAGCTCACGGGGGCGCCGTTCGCGGCATCGGCGCCGACCATCGGAGAGCCACGGTGGGCCACACGCATGTTGGGCGTCGATCGCGACACCGTCGCGTTGGACGAGCGCATCGCGCGTCGGACGGAATCCATGTTCACAGGCGGCCTCGTCGACGAAGTCCGCACCCTGGTCGACCTTGGATTGCGAGAGGGAGTCACCGCCTCACGTGCCATCGGATATGCGCAGGTGCTCGACGTTCTCGATGGCACGTGTGACCTGGACTACGCACAGGAACGCACGTTCATCGGCACCAGGCGGTACGTGCGGCGCCAGCGTTCGTGGTTCCGCCGGGACCCTCGTGTGCACTGGCTCGACGGCGCCGATCCGGCGCTGCTGAATTCGGCGCTGTCCACACTGCACGACTAG
- a CDS encoding class III extradiol dioxygenase subunit B-like domain-containing protein — protein sequence MFRAVALVPSPPLLVPELTGGGAAEASDVRAASLEAARFLAAAADLWVAVGVGDRRSRIAPTLSGTFAGYGVDVAVALSPRASASDPELPLAALIAGWLRGQTAPGIVVDVRLVEQTAEETECRRLGRELREEMDSDGRVWGLLVIGDGATTLTEKAPGSFDSRAAHVQAQIDDALATADLETLATLDRRLCHDVGARSVAAWQTLAGVVGTDRLDTRTLYRGAPFGVGYFVGTWDVLR from the coding sequence GTGTTTCGTGCTGTGGCCCTGGTGCCGTCCCCGCCCCTTCTGGTGCCCGAATTGACCGGTGGCGGCGCCGCCGAAGCCTCTGACGTACGGGCCGCGTCGCTGGAGGCCGCCAGGTTCCTCGCCGCAGCGGCGGACTTGTGGGTGGCGGTCGGTGTCGGCGACCGCCGAAGCCGTATCGCGCCGACCTTGTCCGGCACGTTTGCAGGTTACGGTGTGGACGTCGCTGTCGCTTTGTCGCCCCGAGCGAGCGCTTCGGACCCCGAACTTCCACTGGCCGCTCTGATCGCAGGCTGGCTGCGGGGACAGACAGCGCCCGGCATCGTCGTCGACGTCCGGCTCGTCGAACAGACGGCGGAGGAGACCGAGTGCCGTCGCCTCGGACGCGAACTGCGAGAGGAAATGGACAGCGACGGGCGAGTGTGGGGACTGCTGGTCATCGGAGACGGCGCAACCACGTTGACGGAAAAGGCCCCGGGGTCCTTCGACTCCCGGGCGGCGCACGTGCAAGCCCAGATCGACGACGCGTTGGCCACGGCCGATCTGGAGACACTGGCCACGCTGGACCGGCGACTGTGTCACGACGTCGGTGCTCGATCCGTCGCGGCCTGGCAGACGCTCGCCGGCGTTGTGGGCACCGATCGGCTCGACACCCGAACGCTGTACCGAGGCGCTCCGTTCGGAGTGGGCTACTTCGTCGGAACATGGGATGTACTTCGGTGA
- a CDS encoding DUF349 domain-containing protein, translated as MTDPNDTNTGAPKPAAPKPGGPKPGGSKPGGSARPVAKPHPVSTHVGTVTAALAPPSDPSKFGRVDDDGTAWVITADGERQIGSWQAGDAAEGLAHFGRRFDDLSTEIALLEARLTAGSGDAKKTKAAAVALAETLPTAAVIGDIDSLAERLRLVIEHSDAAAAVARQEKELERAAHTARKEELAAEAEQIGSESTQWKHAGDRLREILDEWKTIRGVDRKVDDALWKRYSKARENFNRRRGAHFADLDRERGAAKTRKEELVTQAEALSASTDWGPTAAAFRDLLTEWKAAGRAPRDADDALWKNFKAAQDVFFAARNAAASERDAEFEANAVAKEELLAKYGNIDPRNNLDAARSALRDLQEKWDAQGKVPRDKMQELEGRLRAIEKSVSEAVDAQWRRTDPEALARAAQFRERVAQFEEQAAKATAAGKDKDAKRALEQAQQWREWAEAAEGAVEEL; from the coding sequence ATGACCGATCCCAACGACACCAACACCGGAGCACCGAAGCCCGCAGCTCCAAAACCCGGTGGCCCGAAACCCGGCGGCTCGAAGCCCGGCGGGTCCGCCCGCCCTGTGGCCAAACCTCATCCGGTGTCGACTCATGTGGGAACGGTCACGGCCGCACTTGCGCCGCCCAGCGATCCGAGCAAGTTCGGTCGCGTGGACGATGACGGGACCGCCTGGGTCATCACCGCCGACGGCGAACGGCAGATCGGTTCATGGCAAGCAGGCGATGCCGCCGAAGGTCTTGCGCACTTCGGGCGACGGTTCGACGACCTTTCCACCGAGATCGCGCTGCTCGAAGCCCGTCTCACCGCTGGCTCCGGCGATGCCAAGAAGACCAAGGCCGCAGCTGTTGCACTCGCCGAGACGCTGCCCACGGCGGCGGTCATCGGTGACATCGACTCGCTTGCCGAGCGGCTTCGGCTCGTCATCGAGCACTCGGATGCGGCCGCGGCGGTTGCGCGGCAGGAGAAGGAACTCGAGCGGGCCGCACATACGGCTCGGAAGGAAGAGCTGGCAGCGGAAGCCGAGCAGATCGGCAGCGAGTCGACGCAGTGGAAGCACGCTGGCGATCGACTTCGCGAAATACTCGACGAATGGAAGACCATCCGCGGTGTCGACCGGAAAGTGGACGACGCTCTGTGGAAGAGATATTCCAAAGCCCGAGAGAACTTCAACCGTCGCCGCGGTGCTCACTTCGCCGACCTCGACCGGGAACGAGGTGCCGCAAAGACACGCAAGGAAGAGCTGGTGACCCAGGCCGAGGCCCTCTCGGCGTCCACGGACTGGGGTCCGACGGCAGCAGCGTTCCGCGACCTGCTTACCGAATGGAAAGCCGCTGGTAGAGCGCCACGGGACGCCGACGACGCACTCTGGAAGAACTTCAAGGCCGCCCAAGACGTGTTCTTTGCAGCACGCAACGCCGCTGCATCCGAACGCGATGCCGAGTTCGAGGCAAACGCCGTCGCCAAGGAAGAACTCCTCGCGAAGTACGGCAACATCGATCCGAGAAACAACCTCGACGCTGCCCGCTCGGCACTGCGCGATCTCCAGGAGAAGTGGGACGCACAAGGCAAGGTTCCGCGCGACAAGATGCAGGAGTTGGAAGGCAGACTGCGCGCGATCGAGAAGTCAGTGTCCGAAGCGGTCGACGCCCAGTGGCGGCGTACGGACCCCGAAGCTCTGGCCCGCGCCGCTCAGTTCCGTGAGCGCGTAGCCCAATTCGAGGAGCAGGCAGCGAAGGCGACAGCAGCAGGCAAAGACAAGGACGCCAAGCGCGCTCTCGAACAGGCTCAGCAGTGGCGGGAATGGGCCGAGGCAGCCGAAGGGGCTGTCGAGGAATTGTAG
- the miaB gene encoding tRNA (N6-isopentenyl adenosine(37)-C2)-methylthiotransferase MiaB — METSDLTTQRSYEVRTHGCQMNVHDSERLAGLLEEAGYIPASSGTDADLVVFNTCAVRENADNKLYGNLGMLRPAKTRNPRMQIAVGGCLAQKDRDTVVKKAPWVDVVFGTHNIGSLPTLLERARHNDEAQVEILESLEAFPSTLPAKRESPYAGWVSISVGCNNTCTFCIVPALRGKEIDRRPADILAEVQALVDQGVLEVTLLGQNVNAYGASFADPELPRDRGAFASLLKACGAIDGLERVRFTSPHPAEFTDDVIEAMATTPNICPTLHMPLQSGSDRILKSMRRSYRQSKFLGIIDKVRLAMPDAAITTDIIVGFPGETEEDFEQTLEVMRRAKFANAYTFQYSKRPGTPAADMDDQVPKEVVQERYNRLIALQEEIVLDANRALIGTDVEILVATGEGRKNAATHRKSGRARDGRLVHFRAEEHQLAAIRPGDIVTTTITAAAPYHLIADAGVASHRRTSAGDAFERGTVPKTAPIGVGLGLPSVGAPAPLPETTGCTV, encoded by the coding sequence GTGGAAACGAGTGACCTGACTACCCAGAGAAGCTACGAGGTTCGAACGCACGGTTGCCAGATGAACGTGCACGACTCGGAGCGGCTGGCTGGTCTACTCGAGGAAGCCGGCTACATCCCTGCCTCGAGCGGCACCGATGCGGACCTGGTTGTGTTCAACACCTGCGCGGTGCGCGAAAATGCGGACAACAAGCTCTACGGCAACCTGGGGATGCTGCGACCGGCGAAGACACGCAATCCGCGTATGCAGATCGCCGTCGGAGGATGTCTCGCACAGAAGGACCGCGACACGGTCGTGAAAAAGGCGCCATGGGTCGATGTGGTGTTCGGCACGCACAACATCGGATCGCTGCCGACTCTGCTCGAGCGCGCGCGCCACAACGACGAAGCCCAGGTCGAGATCCTGGAGTCGCTCGAGGCCTTTCCGTCGACATTGCCGGCGAAACGCGAATCACCGTACGCCGGGTGGGTGTCCATCTCGGTCGGCTGCAATAACACCTGCACTTTCTGCATCGTGCCTGCACTGCGTGGCAAGGAGATCGACCGTCGACCGGCCGACATCCTGGCCGAGGTCCAGGCTCTGGTCGACCAAGGTGTCCTCGAAGTCACTCTTCTCGGCCAGAACGTCAACGCATACGGGGCATCGTTCGCGGACCCGGAGCTGCCACGCGATCGAGGAGCATTCGCGTCGCTGCTGAAAGCGTGCGGCGCGATCGACGGTCTCGAGCGAGTGCGGTTCACTTCGCCGCACCCAGCGGAGTTCACCGACGACGTCATCGAAGCGATGGCGACAACGCCGAACATCTGCCCGACACTGCACATGCCGCTGCAGTCGGGCTCCGACCGCATTCTGAAGTCAATGCGCCGCTCGTACCGCCAGAGCAAGTTCCTCGGCATCATCGACAAGGTCCGTCTCGCGATGCCGGACGCTGCGATCACGACCGACATCATCGTCGGTTTTCCCGGGGAAACCGAGGAAGACTTCGAGCAGACTCTCGAGGTGATGCGGCGCGCGAAGTTCGCGAACGCGTACACCTTCCAGTACTCGAAGCGGCCGGGTACTCCTGCCGCGGACATGGACGACCAGGTGCCCAAGGAAGTTGTTCAGGAACGGTACAACCGGCTGATCGCGCTCCAGGAGGAGATCGTCCTCGACGCGAACCGCGCTCTGATCGGGACCGACGTCGAAATCCTGGTGGCGACGGGTGAGGGACGCAAGAATGCAGCGACTCACCGCAAGAGCGGGCGAGCGCGTGACGGACGCCTCGTGCACTTCCGTGCCGAAGAACATCAGCTGGCCGCCATCAGACCCGGTGACATCGTCACCACCACTATCACGGCGGCAGCGCCCTACCACCTCATCGCCGATGCCGGGGTCGCGTCGCACCGCCGTACGTCTGCCGGTGACGCATTCGAGCGTGGAACAGTGCCGAAAACGGCTCCCATCGGTGTCGGGTTGGGTTTGCCGTCCGTCGGCGCGCCCGCCCCGCTGCCCGAAACGACAGGATGCACGGTATGA
- a CDS encoding amino acid ABC transporter ATP-binding protein, whose translation MISLKSVDKHFGDLHVLKDINLDVPAGQVVIVVGPSGSGKSTLCRTINRLEPIDSGTIEVDGSVLPAEGKALAALRADVGMVFQSFNLFAHKTILENVMLAPQKVRKLKKDEVRKSAQALLERVGIANQADKYPAQLSGGQQQRVAIARSLAMNPKVMLFDEPTSALDPEMVNEVLDVMTSLAKEGMTMLVVTHEMGFARKAGDRVIFMADGAVVEDTDPDTFFTSPESDRAKDFLGKILGH comes from the coding sequence ATGATCTCCCTGAAATCGGTAGACAAGCATTTCGGTGATCTGCACGTCCTCAAGGACATCAATCTGGACGTACCCGCTGGGCAGGTCGTCATCGTTGTCGGTCCATCCGGGTCGGGAAAGTCGACGCTCTGCCGCACGATCAACCGCTTGGAACCGATCGACTCGGGAACCATCGAAGTCGACGGATCAGTACTTCCCGCTGAAGGAAAGGCCCTGGCGGCGCTTCGCGCCGACGTCGGCATGGTCTTCCAGTCCTTCAACCTGTTCGCGCACAAGACGATCCTCGAAAACGTGATGCTTGCACCGCAAAAGGTACGCAAGCTCAAGAAGGACGAGGTCCGCAAGTCGGCACAGGCGCTTCTCGAACGGGTGGGCATCGCCAACCAGGCCGACAAGTACCCAGCGCAGCTCTCGGGTGGACAGCAACAGCGCGTTGCCATCGCTCGATCGTTGGCCATGAACCCCAAGGTGATGCTGTTCGACGAGCCGACATCGGCCCTCGACCCGGAGATGGTCAACGAGGTGCTCGACGTCATGACCTCGCTGGCCAAAGAAGGTATGACAATGCTCGTGGTCACCCACGAGATGGGCTTTGCCCGCAAGGCAGGCGACCGCGTCATCTTCATGGCCGACGGGGCCGTGGTCGAGGACACCGATCCCGACACGTTCTTCACATCACCCGAATCCGATCGCGCCAAGGACTTCCTGGGCAAGATCCTCGGTCACTGA